A window of Candidatus Pantoea floridensis contains these coding sequences:
- a CDS encoding YciI family protein: MYVIYLNYFRPVEEVEALLAPHIEWLDRYFANGVFIAAGRKEPRTGGVILAKDIDRARLDTILAEDPFVAVAHYEVTKVNVTRAAEAFAGLQGD; this comes from the coding sequence ATGTACGTGATATATCTGAACTATTTTCGTCCGGTAGAAGAAGTCGAAGCGTTGCTGGCACCGCATATCGAATGGCTGGACCGCTATTTCGCCAATGGCGTGTTTATCGCGGCGGGACGTAAAGAGCCGCGCACCGGCGGCGTGATCCTGGCTAAGGATATCGATCGCGCCCGGTTGGATACCATCCTGGCGGAAGATCCGTTTGTCGCGGTGGCGCATTATGAGGTGACGAAGGTGAATGTGACGCGGGCGGCGGAGGCGTTTGCGGGGCTGCAAGGGGATTGA
- the cysI gene encoding assimilatory sulfite reductase (NADPH) hemoprotein subunit, with protein MSEKHPGPLVVEGKLVDAERLKKQSNYLRGTILDDLDDGLTGGFTGDNFLLIRFHGMYQQDDRDIRAERAAQKLEPRHAMMLRCRLPGGIITPTQWLAIDKFATDKTIYGSIRLTNRQTFQFHGILKKNVKPTHQMLHEVGLDALATANDVNRNVLCTSNPVESELHQEAYEWAKKLSEHLLPQTRAYAEIWWDKEKVATTDQEPILGETYLPRKFKTTVVVPPHNDVDLHANDMNFIAIAEQGKLIGFNLLVGGGLSIDHGNKATYARTASEFGFLPLEKVLDVAAAVVTTQRDWGNRTDRKNAKTKYTLERVGVETFKAEVEKRAGITFEPIRPYTFTTRGDRIGWVKGIDKKWHLTLFIENGRLLDYPGRPLKRGIAEIAKVHQGDFRLTANQNLIVAGVPEKQKAQIEAIAREHGLMEAVTAQRENSMACVAFPTCPLAMAEAERFLPSFVTKVEEIMHKHGVGEEHIVLRVTGCPNGCGRALLAELGLVGKAPGRYNLHIGGNRVGTRIPRMYRENINEGEILASIDELVARWATERQADEGFGDFVIRAGIIKAVVDPARDFWDSEAV; from the coding sequence ATGAGCGAAAAACATCCTGGACCGCTGGTCGTTGAAGGCAAGCTGGTCGACGCTGAGCGTCTAAAAAAACAGAGCAACTATCTGCGCGGTACCATCCTCGACGATCTCGACGATGGCCTGACCGGCGGTTTCACTGGCGATAACTTCCTGCTAATCCGTTTCCACGGCATGTATCAGCAGGATGACCGCGACATCCGTGCCGAGCGCGCCGCGCAGAAGCTTGAGCCGCGTCACGCCATGATGCTGCGCTGCCGTCTGCCGGGCGGCATCATCACGCCAACGCAGTGGCTGGCGATTGATAAGTTCGCCACCGATAAAACCATTTACGGCAGCATTCGTTTAACCAACCGCCAAACCTTCCAGTTTCACGGCATTCTGAAGAAGAACGTGAAACCGACACACCAGATGCTGCACGAGGTCGGACTGGATGCGCTGGCAACGGCGAACGATGTAAACCGTAACGTGCTGTGCACTTCAAATCCGGTTGAGTCAGAACTGCATCAGGAAGCGTACGAGTGGGCGAAGAAGCTCTCTGAACATCTGCTGCCGCAAACCCGTGCTTATGCTGAGATTTGGTGGGATAAAGAGAAAGTCGCCACCACCGATCAAGAACCGATTCTGGGTGAAACCTATCTGCCGCGAAAATTCAAAACCACGGTAGTGGTGCCGCCGCATAACGATGTCGATCTGCACGCCAATGACATGAACTTCATCGCTATTGCCGAGCAGGGCAAGCTGATTGGTTTTAACCTGCTGGTCGGCGGGGGTTTGTCGATCGATCACGGTAACAAAGCCACCTATGCGCGCACCGCCAGTGAATTCGGTTTCCTGCCGCTGGAAAAGGTGCTTGATGTTGCGGCCGCAGTTGTCACCACCCAGCGTGATTGGGGTAATCGTACCGATCGTAAAAATGCCAAAACCAAATACACGCTAGAACGTGTCGGCGTCGAAACGTTTAAAGCTGAAGTGGAAAAACGTGCCGGTATTACCTTTGAGCCAATCCGCCCCTATACGTTCACCACGCGCGGCGACCGCATCGGCTGGGTGAAAGGCATTGATAAAAAATGGCACCTGACGCTGTTCATCGAGAACGGGCGTCTGCTGGATTATCCGGGCCGCCCGCTGAAACGCGGTATCGCCGAAATCGCCAAAGTTCATCAGGGTGATTTCCGTCTGACTGCTAATCAGAACCTGATTGTGGCTGGCGTACCCGAGAAGCAAAAAGCACAGATTGAAGCCATCGCCCGTGAACACGGTTTGATGGAAGCCGTGACGGCGCAACGTGAAAACTCGATGGCGTGCGTGGCGTTCCCGACCTGTCCGCTGGCCATGGCCGAGGCCGAGCGCTTCCTGCCGTCGTTCGTCACCAAGGTGGAAGAGATCATGCATAAGCATGGCGTGGGTGAAGAGCACATAGTGCTACGCGTTACCGGTTGCCCGAACGGTTGCGGACGTGCTTTGCTGGCTGAGTTGGGTCTGGTGGGTAAAGCGCCGGGTCGATACAACTTACATATTGGTGGCAACCGCGTGGGTACGCGTATTCCGCGCATGTATCGCGAGAATATCAACGAAGGCGAAATCCTCGCCAGTATCGATGAGCTGGTGGCGCGCTGGGCAACCGAGCGTCAGGCCGATGAAGGTTTCGGTGACTTTGTGATTCGTGCAGGCATCATTAAAGCCGTGGTTGATCCCGCCCGTGATTTTTGGGACTCGGAGGCAGTATGA
- a CDS encoding aminopeptidase — translation MFATLRRSVLAALIAGGLPFFVQAANPLAPGHFAEQQLRHIATYFPGRMSGSPAELLTADYLQQQFDQLGYQSNTRQFNTRYEWVEKKGESRTHKVTATSVIAARAGEVPQEILIVTHLDTWTPLSRHEADNNLGGLRLQGVDDNASGLGVMLELAQALSKTPLHYGVRFVALSAGEAGLHGMDDYLARMSAQEKKNTLLVVDLNSLIVGDHLYFNSGINTPSAVRKQTSARAVQIARRYGISAASHIMTARDYPGVNPFDKAGMPLMDVTAANWTLGNKDGQQQRARSSHFPEGNVRHQTDRDNLNYLDRWLPGRITQRTRDSVKILLPLLTELANPTT, via the coding sequence ATGTTTGCCACTCTCCGCCGCAGCGTGCTGGCTGCACTGATTGCGGGCGGTTTGCCTTTCTTTGTTCAGGCAGCGAATCCCCTCGCGCCGGGACACTTTGCAGAACAGCAGCTACGCCATATCGCCACCTATTTTCCTGGCCGCATGAGCGGCAGTCCGGCCGAATTGCTGACCGCCGATTATTTACAGCAGCAGTTTGACCAGCTCGGTTATCAGAGCAATACCCGCCAATTCAACACCCGCTATGAATGGGTGGAGAAAAAGGGTGAGAGTCGCACCCATAAAGTCACCGCCACGTCGGTGATTGCCGCACGTGCCGGGGAAGTGCCGCAGGAGATCCTGATCGTTACCCACCTGGATACCTGGACACCGCTCAGCCGCCATGAGGCCGATAACAATCTCGGCGGCCTGCGTTTGCAGGGCGTGGATGACAATGCGTCTGGCCTTGGCGTGATGCTGGAGCTGGCACAGGCGCTGAGCAAAACCCCGCTACACTATGGCGTGCGCTTTGTGGCGCTGAGCGCCGGTGAGGCAGGCCTGCACGGCATGGATGATTACCTGGCGCGCATGAGCGCGCAGGAGAAGAAGAACACGCTGTTGGTGGTTGATCTCAATAGCCTGATTGTGGGCGATCATCTCTACTTTAATAGCGGCATCAATACGCCGTCGGCGGTGCGCAAGCAGACCAGCGCGCGCGCGGTGCAGATCGCACGTCGTTATGGTATTTCCGCCGCCAGCCATATTATGACCGCACGTGATTATCCGGGCGTGAATCCGTTTGATAAAGCCGGTATGCCGTTAATGGATGTCACCGCCGCCAACTGGACGCTGGGCAATAAAGATGGACAGCAGCAGCGCGCGCGTTCCAGCCATTTTCCGGAAGGCAACGTGCGCCATCAAACCGATCGCGATAACCTGAATTATCTCGATCGCTGGCTGCCAGGCCGTATTACCCAACGCACGCGCGATAGCGTAAAGATTTTGCTGCCGCTGCTGACCGAACTCGCCAATCCGACAACCTAA
- the queD gene encoding 6-carboxytetrahydropterin synthase QueD, translating into MSTTLFKEFQFESAHRLPHVPEGHKCGRLHGHSFLVRLEITGEVDAHTGWVMDFAELKAAFKPLYERLDHHYLNDIPGLENPTSEVLAKWIWDQMKPLLPELSAVMIKETCTAGCVYRG; encoded by the coding sequence ATGTCTACCACCTTATTTAAAGAGTTCCAGTTTGAATCTGCACATCGTCTGCCACATGTGCCGGAAGGCCACAAGTGTGGACGCTTGCACGGCCATTCGTTCCTGGTGCGATTAGAAATTACCGGCGAAGTGGATGCGCATACCGGTTGGGTAATGGATTTTGCCGAACTCAAGGCGGCATTTAAGCCTCTATATGAACGTCTCGATCATCACTATCTGAATGACATTCCGGGACTGGAGAATCCTACCAGCGAAGTGCTGGCCAAGTGGATTTGGGATCAAATGAAGCCGCTTCTGCCCGAGTTGAGTGCGGTGATGATTAAAGAGACCTGTACCGCAGGTTGCGTGTATCGCGGTTGA
- the cysJ gene encoding NADPH-dependent assimilatory sulfite reductase flavoprotein subunit, which yields MTTQAPGSLLPLSPEQLARLQAATTDFNTTQMAWLSGYFWGMVNQTPGAAAAPAPIQSEAPTITLISASQTGNARRLAEQLRDDLLAAKLSVNLVNAGDYKFKQIGQEKLLVVVTSTQGEGEPPEEAVALHKFLLSKKAPKFAGTAFAVFGLGDTSYEFFSKAGKDFDERLAELGAERLLDRVDADVEYKEQASAWRQQITEILKARVPSESPAQAAVTAAGAVNEVDSSPYTKEAPLTASFAANQKITGRDSDKDVRHIEIDLGDSGLRYQPGDALGVWFENDVELVQELLQLVWLKGDEPVEVQGTTLPLAEALQKHFELTVNTPQIVEQYAALSRNDALLALAGDKPKLQSYAQSFPIVDMVRQAPTELNAEQLTGLLRPLTPRLYSIASSQAETESEVHITVGAVRFEIDGRQRGGGASTWLADRIEEEGEIRVFIEHNDNFRLPANPETPVIMIGPGTGIAPFRAFMQQRDNDGAGGKNWLFFGNPHFTDDFLYQVEWQKYVKDGLLTNIDLAWSRDQAEKVYVQDKIRAKGAEVWRWIEEGAHLYVCGDANRMAKDVEQALLDVVVEHGGMDRETADEFLSELRIERRYQRDVY from the coding sequence ATGACGACTCAGGCACCAGGTTCACTGCTTCCGCTTTCACCGGAGCAACTCGCGCGCTTACAGGCGGCGACCACGGATTTCAACACCACGCAGATGGCCTGGCTCTCTGGCTACTTTTGGGGCATGGTCAACCAAACGCCGGGTGCGGCTGCCGCCCCCGCGCCGATTCAGTCAGAAGCACCGACCATCACGCTGATCTCCGCCTCGCAGACCGGTAACGCACGTCGCCTCGCTGAGCAGCTGCGCGATGACCTATTGGCCGCGAAGCTGAGCGTTAACCTGGTAAATGCCGGCGATTATAAATTCAAGCAAATTGGCCAGGAAAAGCTGCTGGTGGTCGTGACGTCCACGCAGGGCGAAGGCGAGCCGCCGGAAGAGGCCGTTGCGCTGCATAAGTTCCTGCTATCGAAGAAAGCGCCGAAGTTCGCAGGCACCGCCTTTGCCGTCTTCGGCCTTGGCGATACCTCTTATGAATTTTTCAGCAAAGCCGGAAAAGATTTTGATGAACGTCTGGCTGAGCTGGGCGCAGAGCGCCTGCTGGATCGCGTGGATGCCGATGTTGAATACAAAGAGCAGGCCAGTGCCTGGCGTCAGCAGATTACTGAGATTCTCAAAGCCCGGGTGCCAAGTGAGTCGCCAGCGCAGGCGGCCGTCACCGCGGCGGGCGCCGTCAATGAAGTCGACAGCAGCCCCTATACTAAAGAAGCGCCATTAACCGCCAGCTTTGCCGCTAACCAGAAAATCACGGGCCGTGATTCAGATAAAGATGTGCGTCACATCGAAATCGACCTTGGCGATTCGGGCCTGCGCTATCAGCCGGGCGATGCGCTCGGGGTGTGGTTTGAAAACGATGTCGAGCTGGTGCAGGAACTGCTGCAGCTGGTGTGGCTCAAAGGTGACGAGCCGGTTGAGGTGCAGGGCACAACGCTGCCGCTGGCTGAAGCGCTGCAAAAACATTTCGAATTGACGGTGAACACGCCGCAAATTGTCGAGCAGTATGCTGCCTTGTCACGCAACGATGCGCTGCTGGCGCTGGCCGGCGACAAGCCGAAGTTGCAGAGCTATGCGCAGAGTTTCCCGATTGTCGATATGGTGCGTCAGGCACCTACTGAATTGAATGCAGAACAACTTACCGGTCTGCTGCGTCCGCTGACGCCGCGCCTTTACTCCATCGCCTCTTCGCAAGCGGAAACCGAAAGCGAAGTGCATATCACCGTGGGTGCGGTGCGCTTTGAGATCGATGGTCGCCAGCGCGGCGGCGGGGCATCCACCTGGCTGGCCGATCGCATTGAAGAAGAGGGCGAAATCCGCGTCTTCATCGAACATAACGACAATTTCCGCCTGCCGGCAAATCCGGAAACCCCGGTGATAATGATTGGCCCGGGCACCGGCATCGCGCCGTTCCGCGCCTTTATGCAGCAGCGTGATAACGATGGCGCAGGCGGCAAAAACTGGCTGTTCTTTGGCAACCCGCACTTCACCGATGATTTCCTCTATCAGGTGGAGTGGCAGAAGTACGTCAAAGATGGCTTGCTGACAAATATCGATCTGGCATGGTCGCGCGATCAGGCCGAGAAAGTTTACGTACAAGATAAAATCCGTGCGAAAGGCGCGGAAGTGTGGCGCTGGATTGAAGAGGGCGCGCACCTTTACGTCTGCGGCGATGCTAATCGCATGGCGAAAGACGTTGAGCAAGCATTACTGGATGTGGTGGTCGAACACGGCGGCATGGATCGTGAAACGGCTGACGAATTTTTGAGTGAGCTGCGCATTGAGCGCCGTTATCAGCGAGACGTTTACTAA
- the eno gene encoding phosphopyruvate hydratase, with protein sequence MSKIVKVIGREIIDSRGNPTVEAEVHLEGGFVGLAAAPSGASTGSREALELRDGDKSRFLGKGVTKAVAAVNGPIAEAVKGKDAKDQANIDKIMIELDGTENKSNFGANAILAVSLAAAKAAAASKGLPLYAHIADLNGTPGKFSMPLPMMNIINGGEHADNNVDIQEFMIQPVGAKTLKEAVRMGSEVFHHLAKVLKSKGMNTAVGDEGGYAPNLGSNAEALAVIAEAVKAAGYELGKDITLAMDCAASEFYKDGKYVLAGEGNKAFTSEEFTHFLEDLTKQYPIVSIEDGLDESDWAGFAYQTKVLGDKIQLVGDDLFVTNTKILKEGIDKGIANSILIKFNQIGSLTETLAAIKMAKDAGYTAVISHRSGETEDATIADLAVGTAAGQIKTGSMSRSDRVAKYNQLIRIEEALGEKAPFNGLKEVKGQA encoded by the coding sequence ATGTCCAAAATCGTAAAAGTCATCGGTCGCGAAATCATCGACTCCCGTGGCAACCCAACTGTTGAAGCAGAAGTGCATCTGGAAGGCGGTTTCGTTGGTCTGGCTGCTGCGCCATCAGGTGCATCTACCGGTTCTCGTGAAGCACTGGAGCTGCGTGACGGTGACAAATCTCGTTTCCTGGGCAAAGGCGTAACCAAAGCTGTTGCTGCGGTTAATGGTCCGATTGCTGAAGCGGTAAAAGGCAAAGACGCGAAAGACCAGGCGAACATCGATAAGATCATGATCGAGCTGGACGGTACTGAGAACAAATCTAACTTCGGTGCAAACGCCATTCTGGCGGTTTCACTGGCTGCTGCTAAAGCTGCTGCTGCCTCTAAAGGCCTGCCGCTGTATGCACACATCGCTGACCTGAACGGCACTCCGGGCAAATTCTCTATGCCATTGCCAATGATGAACATCATCAACGGTGGTGAGCATGCGGATAACAACGTCGACATTCAGGAGTTCATGATTCAGCCGGTTGGCGCGAAAACCCTGAAAGAAGCCGTGCGTATGGGTTCTGAAGTGTTCCATCACCTGGCGAAAGTGCTGAAGTCTAAAGGCATGAACACCGCAGTCGGTGACGAAGGTGGCTATGCACCAAACCTGGGTTCTAACGCCGAAGCACTGGCTGTTATCGCTGAAGCGGTAAAAGCAGCGGGCTATGAGCTGGGCAAAGACATCACTCTGGCGATGGACTGCGCAGCATCTGAATTCTACAAAGACGGCAAATATGTGCTGGCTGGCGAAGGCAACAAAGCCTTCACTTCAGAAGAGTTCACGCACTTCCTGGAAGACCTGACCAAACAGTACCCAATCGTTTCTATCGAAGATGGTCTGGACGAATCTGACTGGGCTGGTTTCGCATACCAGACCAAAGTGCTGGGCGACAAAATCCAGCTGGTTGGTGACGATCTGTTCGTAACCAACACCAAGATCCTGAAAGAAGGTATCGATAAAGGTATCGCTAACTCCATCCTGATCAAATTCAACCAGATCGGTTCACTGACCGAAACCCTGGCTGCAATCAAGATGGCGAAAGATGCTGGCTACACCGCGGTGATTTCACACCGTTCAGGTGAAACCGAAGACGCCACCATCGCTGACCTGGCGGTAGGTACTGCGGCTGGCCAGATCAAAACCGGTTCTATGAGCCGTTCTGACCGCGTTGCTAAGTACAACCAGCTGATTCGTATCGAAGAAGCGCTGGGCGAAAAAGCACCGTTTAACGGTCTGAAAGAAGTTAAAGGCCAGGCATAA
- a CDS encoding phosphoadenylyl-sulfate reductase, translating into MTVLDLAALNGSSKVDRIMALAESNVQLEKRSAEERVSWALEHLPGAFVLSSSFGIQAAVLLHMVTQQKPDIPVILTDTGYLFPETYRFIDELTDKLNLNLQIFRAETSAAWQEARYGKLWEQGVEGIEQYNQINKVEPMNRALETLGAQTWFAGLRRDQSGSRASLPVLAVQRGVLKILPIIDWDNRQVHQYLKQHGLKYHPLWDEGYLSVGDTHTTRKWEPGMAEEETRFFGLKRECGLHEG; encoded by the coding sequence ATGACGGTACTCGATCTCGCAGCACTGAATGGTTCATCAAAAGTGGATCGCATTATGGCGTTGGCAGAGAGCAACGTGCAGCTGGAGAAGCGCTCGGCCGAAGAGCGCGTCAGCTGGGCACTGGAACATCTGCCGGGTGCATTTGTACTGTCATCCAGCTTTGGTATTCAGGCGGCGGTTTTGCTGCATATGGTAACGCAGCAAAAACCGGACATCCCGGTGATCCTGACCGATACCGGCTATCTGTTCCCGGAAACCTATCGCTTTATTGATGAGCTGACGGACAAGCTCAATCTCAACCTGCAGATCTTCCGCGCGGAGACCTCCGCGGCGTGGCAGGAAGCGCGTTACGGCAAACTGTGGGAGCAGGGTGTCGAAGGGATTGAGCAGTACAACCAGATTAATAAAGTCGAGCCGATGAACCGCGCGCTGGAAACGCTGGGGGCGCAAACCTGGTTTGCTGGCCTGCGCCGCGATCAATCGGGCAGTCGCGCCAGTTTGCCAGTGTTGGCGGTGCAGCGCGGCGTGTTGAAAATTCTGCCGATCATTGATTGGGATAACCGCCAGGTGCACCAGTATCTGAAGCAGCACGGACTGAAATACCATCCGCTGTGGGATGAAGGGTATCTGTCAGTCGGCGATACGCACACCACCAGGAAGTGGGAGCCGGGCATGGCCGAAGAGGAGACGCGTTTCTTCGGCCTGAAGCGCGAGTGCGGGTTGCATGAAGGGTGA
- the queE gene encoding 7-carboxy-7-deazaguanine synthase QueE yields MFYPINEMFQTLQGEGFYTGVPALFIRLQGCPVGCSWCDTKHTWEKRADRETSLGDILVKTVESDAWGSADAAMLLDTIQRQGWTARHVVITGGEPAIFDLRPLTEALEVAGFACQIETSGTHEVQCSEATWVTVSPKVNMRGGYDVLPQALQRADEIKHPVARERDVEALDALLAGLHDDKKRIVALQPISRGDAATKLCIETCIARNWRLSMQTHKYLNIA; encoded by the coding sequence ATGTTCTACCCGATTAACGAAATGTTCCAGACGCTGCAGGGCGAAGGTTTTTACACCGGTGTTCCGGCGCTGTTCATCCGCTTACAAGGATGTCCGGTGGGCTGTAGCTGGTGTGATACCAAACATACCTGGGAAAAGCGGGCGGATCGGGAGACCTCGCTGGGTGATATTTTGGTGAAGACCGTGGAGAGCGATGCGTGGGGCAGCGCCGATGCCGCGATGCTTCTCGACACTATCCAGCGTCAAGGCTGGACCGCACGTCATGTCGTGATTACCGGCGGTGAACCGGCGATTTTCGACCTGCGTCCATTGACGGAAGCGTTAGAAGTGGCGGGATTTGCGTGCCAGATCGAAACCAGCGGCACGCATGAAGTGCAGTGTTCAGAGGCGACCTGGGTGACGGTTTCACCAAAGGTGAATATGCGCGGTGGTTACGATGTGCTGCCGCAGGCGCTACAACGTGCGGATGAAATTAAACATCCGGTAGCGCGTGAGCGTGACGTCGAAGCGCTGGATGCGTTGCTGGCAGGATTGCACGACGATAAAAAGCGCATTGTGGCGCTACAGCCGATCAGTCGCGGTGATGCTGCCACCAAACTGTGTATTGAAACCTGTATCGCCCGTAACTGGCGGCTTTCAATGCAGACGCACAAATATCTGAATATTGCCTGA